One Coturnix japonica isolate 7356 chromosome 20, Coturnix japonica 2.1, whole genome shotgun sequence genomic window carries:
- the PFDN4 gene encoding prefoldin subunit 4 — protein sequence MAATMKKAAAEDVNVTFEDQQKINKFARNTSRITELKEEIEVKKKQLQNLEDACDDIMMLDDDSLFVPYQIGDVFISHSQEETQEMLEEAKRSLQEEIDTLESRVESIQRVLSDLKVQLYAKFGNNINLEAEDS from the exons ATGGCCGCCACCATGAAGAAAGCG GCTGCCGAAGATGTCAACGTTACTTTTGAGGATCAGCAGAAAATTAACAAGTTTGCGAGAAATACCAGCAGGATCACggagctgaaagaagaaatagaggTGAAAAAG aaacagcttcagaatCTGGAAGATGCCTGTGATGACATCATGATGCTTGACGATGATTCACTTTTCGTACCCTACCAAATTGGAGATGTCTTCATTAGCCATTCCCAAGAGGAGACACAAGAGATGCTGGAGGAGGCAAAG agaagtttACAAGAAGAAATTGACACATTAGAATCCCGAGTGGAATCAATTCAAAGAGTGCTGTCTGACCTGAAAGTTCAGCTCTATGCCAAGTTTGGAAATAACATAAATCTCGAGGCTGAGGACAGTTAA